A single region of the Lysinibacillus sp. B2A1 genome encodes:
- the galE gene encoding UDP-glucose 4-epimerase GalE, giving the protein MILVVGGAGYIGSHFVKELVKDYDVVVLDNLSTGHRWAVDAKAIFIQGDLGDSTIVQRIFDTYKIEAVIHFAAFSLVAESVIDPMKYYENNVAATLNLLKGMKRNEINKFIFSSTAATYGMPTVDFIDEKTPTNPINPYGQSKLMVEQMLADFAQSYQMKYVVLRYFNAAGAHETADIGESHNPETHLIPIILQHLGGQRDSISVFGTDYETPDGTCIRDYIHVTDLAKAHLLALEALLSSSIETATYNLGNGNGYSVKQIIETCELVTGKKANVQYAKRRAGDPAKLVANAGKIYAELGWKAQLDIQDIIKSAWTWHKRQF; this is encoded by the coding sequence ATGATTTTAGTTGTTGGCGGTGCTGGATATATTGGTAGTCATTTTGTAAAGGAATTAGTAAAGGACTATGATGTAGTTGTACTTGATAATTTAAGTACGGGTCACCGTTGGGCAGTTGATGCAAAGGCTATTTTTATACAAGGTGATTTAGGAGATTCAACAATTGTTCAACGAATATTTGATACATATAAAATTGAAGCGGTTATACATTTTGCAGCCTTTAGCTTAGTAGCTGAATCTGTGATTGATCCTATGAAATACTATGAGAATAATGTAGCAGCCACATTGAATTTGTTAAAAGGCATGAAGCGTAATGAAATTAATAAATTTATTTTCTCTTCTACCGCTGCTACGTATGGTATGCCAACTGTTGATTTCATTGATGAAAAGACACCTACTAATCCTATTAACCCGTATGGTCAGTCAAAGTTAATGGTTGAGCAAATGCTGGCAGATTTTGCACAAAGCTACCAGATGAAATATGTTGTATTGCGTTATTTTAATGCTGCTGGAGCACATGAGACAGCTGACATTGGTGAAAGTCATAATCCAGAAACGCATTTAATCCCCATCATTCTTCAGCATTTAGGAGGACAACGAGACTCCATTTCAGTGTTTGGTACTGACTATGAGACACCTGATGGTACTTGTATTCGGGATTATATTCATGTCACTGATTTAGCTAAGGCACATTTATTAGCTTTAGAGGCATTATTAAGTTCTTCTATTGAAACAGCCACATATAATTTAGGTAATGGCAATGGTTATTCAGTAAAGCAAATCATTGAAACATGTGAGCTGGTAACAGGAAAAAAAGCCAATGTACAATATGCTAAACGACGTGCTGGTGATCCTGCCAAGTTAGTTGCCAATGCCGGTAAGATTTATGCAGAATTAGGATGGAAGGCCCAATTGGACATTCAAGATATCATCAAAAGTGCATGGACTTGGCATAAAAGGCAATTCTAA
- a CDS encoding glucose-6-phosphate isomerase: protein MVFAEIVKTTLLNCSLDDNDLIQYKNRVKNIHNALPHYPLTGWIESPLQNHEGLLTSIERVASEIRACADVLVVVGVGGSFLGARAIQEALMPYFGLAKGGIEVVYVGLNMSGAYIKELLAYLDTKQVYVNVISKSGGTMEPALAFRVMRLYMEERYGEKVTERIIVTTDAEKGILKGIADKAGYRQFVIPADVGGRYSVLTPVGLLSVAVAGVDIRALMDGARYAATELAEEDLGHNDAYKYAVMRHMLYEQGYTIELLASFEPGLNKFHEWWKQLFGESEGKAHKGLYPSTVNFSTDLHAIGQFIQEGSRVMFETLLHFHEIEGDLAVPFDARNEDGLNYLSTRTFNEINAISKQGTALAHAEGQVPVIQLELPKLDAYHLGYLIYFFMKACAMSACLLEVNPFDQPGVEAYKRKMLELLKEEKVINK, encoded by the coding sequence ATGGTGTTTGCAGAAATTGTAAAAACAACATTGCTAAATTGTTCGCTAGATGATAATGATCTCATACAATATAAAAATCGCGTAAAAAATATCCATAACGCATTACCACACTATCCTTTAACAGGCTGGATCGAATCCCCCTTACAAAATCATGAGGGACTGCTTACCTCTATTGAACGTGTGGCAAGTGAAATACGAGCTTGTGCGGATGTCCTGGTTGTTGTAGGTGTTGGTGGTTCATTCTTAGGTGCACGTGCAATTCAGGAGGCGCTGATGCCTTATTTTGGGCTGGCTAAGGGTGGCATTGAGGTTGTCTATGTTGGCTTGAATATGAGCGGTGCATATATTAAAGAGCTTCTGGCTTATTTAGATACGAAACAAGTTTATGTCAATGTGATTTCGAAGTCAGGCGGTACAATGGAGCCGGCGTTGGCCTTTCGTGTAATGCGTTTATACATGGAGGAGCGTTATGGTGAGAAGGTAACGGAGCGTATTATTGTCACGACAGATGCAGAAAAAGGCATCTTAAAGGGGATAGCTGATAAGGCTGGGTATCGTCAATTTGTCATTCCTGCTGATGTGGGTGGGCGTTATTCTGTATTAACGCCTGTAGGTTTATTATCTGTGGCGGTAGCAGGTGTGGATATTCGTGCTTTAATGGATGGTGCACGTTATGCGGCAACAGAGTTAGCAGAAGAGGATTTGGGTCATAATGATGCCTACAAATATGCCGTAATGAGACATATGCTTTATGAGCAAGGCTATACCATTGAATTGCTTGCTTCCTTTGAGCCTGGACTCAATAAATTCCATGAATGGTGGAAGCAGCTTTTTGGTGAAAGTGAAGGGAAGGCGCATAAGGGACTTTATCCTTCTACTGTTAATTTCTCCACTGATTTACATGCCATTGGGCAGTTTATTCAGGAGGGGAGTCGTGTTATGTTTGAGACATTGTTACACTTCCATGAAATAGAGGGCGATTTAGCTGTACCATTTGATGCTCGCAATGAGGATGGCTTGAATTATTTGTCGACTCGTACTTTTAATGAAATTAATGCGATTTCTAAGCAAGGAACAGCCCTTGCACATGCAGAAGGGCAAGTGCCTGTTATTCAATTAGAATTGCCTAAGCTTGATGCTTATCATCTTGGGTATTTGATTTACTTCTTTATGAAGGCCTGCGCAATGAGTGCTTGCCTACTAGAGGTTAATCCATTTGATCAGCCTGGTGTGGAGGCCTATAAACGTAAAATGCTAGAGTTGTTGAAAGAAGAAAAGGTGATAAATAAATGA
- a CDS encoding phosphoglucomutase, translated as MKDVHELYNYWLEQSLPSYLAEELSSIASDEQAVEDRFYQYVSFGTGGMRGVLGAGTNRINVYTIRRVAEGLARYIESNGEAAKQRGVVIAFDTRHFSYEFACETARVLGAHGIRSYVYKEARPTPQLSFTVRKLNAYAGVVITASHNPKQYNGFKVYGGDGAQLTPQFAEAIIDYMNGIEDIFAIQVKELPFLEQQELVTWLAGDLDDAYLSSLLTLKENQDIALDMKLVYTPLHGAGLVPVSEGLRAFGFQEVHIVEQQAVQDGDFPTVSYPNPEESKAFELAMNLGAQVGADLLLATDPDSDRLGVAVKSGESYELLTGNQLGALLLHYLLSTKQQHGTLPSNGVMLKTIVTSELGTHIAEKFGVMTVNTLTGFKYIAEKIAEYEQTGDYSYVFGYEESYGYLIETFVRDKDAVQVALKVAEMAAFYTKKGQTLLDGLQSLFEQFGTYQEALVSQVFEGKNGQEEMKAILNNLRQNAPTSIGGIAVKRFEDYLTGISTLADGTTENITLPKENVLKYVLEDSSWVAIRPSGTEPKCKFYFGVVGQTAEEAKDKLKRLQATFAEVGA; from the coding sequence ATGAAGGATGTCCATGAATTATATAATTACTGGTTGGAGCAGTCTCTTCCTAGCTATTTAGCTGAGGAACTTTCCTCTATTGCAAGTGATGAACAAGCAGTCGAAGATCGTTTTTATCAATATGTGTCCTTTGGTACTGGTGGGATGCGTGGTGTTTTAGGAGCTGGAACGAATCGTATAAATGTCTATACGATTCGTCGTGTTGCTGAAGGGCTTGCTCGTTATATTGAATCGAACGGCGAGGCTGCAAAACAACGTGGTGTTGTTATTGCCTTTGATACACGTCATTTTTCGTATGAATTTGCCTGTGAGACTGCAAGGGTACTAGGAGCACATGGAATTCGCTCATATGTTTATAAGGAAGCAAGACCAACACCACAGCTATCCTTTACGGTTCGGAAATTAAATGCCTATGCAGGTGTGGTCATTACTGCCAGTCATAATCCGAAGCAATATAATGGGTTTAAAGTATATGGTGGAGATGGTGCACAGTTAACGCCACAATTTGCTGAAGCAATTATTGACTATATGAACGGAATTGAGGATATTTTTGCTATTCAAGTGAAGGAACTCCCGTTTTTAGAACAGCAAGAGCTCGTTACTTGGCTTGCAGGTGATTTGGATGATGCATATTTATCGAGTCTTTTAACCTTAAAGGAAAATCAAGATATTGCGTTGGATATGAAACTCGTTTATACACCATTGCACGGTGCTGGCTTGGTGCCCGTTAGTGAAGGATTGCGCGCATTTGGTTTTCAAGAGGTACATATTGTAGAGCAGCAAGCTGTGCAGGATGGTGATTTTCCTACAGTTTCATATCCTAACCCAGAGGAATCGAAAGCTTTTGAGTTAGCTATGAATCTTGGTGCGCAGGTTGGAGCGGATTTATTGCTAGCAACTGATCCAGATTCGGACCGTTTAGGTGTGGCTGTTAAAAGTGGAGAAAGTTATGAGCTGTTAACAGGCAACCAGCTTGGTGCTTTATTGCTTCATTATTTATTATCTACAAAGCAACAGCATGGAACACTGCCTAGCAATGGCGTTATGCTAAAAACAATTGTTACATCTGAATTAGGTACTCATATTGCTGAAAAATTTGGCGTAATGACAGTAAACACATTAACGGGCTTTAAATATATTGCTGAGAAGATTGCAGAATATGAGCAAACAGGTGATTATTCGTATGTATTTGGCTATGAAGAAAGCTATGGTTATTTAATAGAAACTTTTGTGCGTGATAAGGATGCTGTACAGGTTGCATTGAAGGTTGCAGAAATGGCTGCTTTTTATACCAAGAAAGGGCAAACTTTATTAGATGGTCTGCAAAGCTTATTTGAGCAATTTGGTACCTATCAGGAGGCACTGGTATCCCAAGTATTTGAAGGTAAAAATGGTCAGGAAGAGATGAAAGCTATTTTAAATAACCTTCGCCAAAACGCACCAACATCCATAGGTGGGATAGCGGTTAAACGTTTTGAGGATTATTTAACAGGTATTTCGACTTTAGCAGATGGCACTACTGAGAACATTACATTACCGAAAGAAAATGTGCTGAAGTATGTTTTAGAGGATAGCTCTTGGGTGGCTATTCGTCCATCTGGTACAGAGCCAAAATGTAAGTTTTATTTTGGTGTTGTTGGACAAACAGCAGAAGAGGCAAAAGATAAATTAAAGAGACTTCAGGCTACTTTTGCAGAGGTTGGAGCTTAA
- a CDS encoding Fic family protein gives MAIQGLLPLPVGLETKEALKIYRKLSDVSNKISRLDEKFNHSIVGENLIRILSLSESVQSTRIEGTQVTFSDLVEEQDDQHPRWEIIEVMNYQKALLEGFDYIKQGYPLTTHIIQKLNETLMDGGRGTNQASGKFRKIQNFIGPTKKIEDASYIPIPANEIDEFMENWEYFINGHPYGKMLSVKHLNAEQEVLNEESNPLLKAAIIHAQFESIHPFLDGNGRLGRIIIVLYLIQAEIIAKPIFFVSEELERERMRYYDLLNGVRGKIPDWASWILFFLNACDRMAQKLNTKLDLAEKLAIAGLQKCEKESERRVWLYTFRDPNTTAIKAADALDLSANTARMALNSLTEKELIFTDHYTKRNKKYKNYDLLQILN, from the coding sequence ATGGCAATTCAAGGTTTATTACCACTTCCAGTCGGTCTTGAGACCAAAGAAGCCTTAAAAATTTATAGAAAGTTATCCGATGTAAGTAATAAAATCAGTCGCCTAGATGAAAAATTTAATCATTCAATCGTTGGAGAAAATTTAATCCGTATCTTATCTTTAAGTGAATCAGTACAATCCACAAGAATCGAAGGAACGCAGGTAACCTTCTCTGATTTAGTAGAGGAACAGGACGACCAGCACCCTAGATGGGAAATCATCGAGGTAATGAACTATCAAAAGGCACTTTTAGAAGGATTTGATTACATTAAACAAGGATATCCTTTAACAACTCATATCATCCAAAAGCTGAATGAAACTTTAATGGATGGTGGAAGAGGGACGAATCAAGCGAGTGGGAAATTCCGTAAGATTCAAAATTTCATTGGACCTACAAAAAAAATAGAGGATGCATCCTACATACCTATTCCTGCTAATGAAATAGATGAGTTTATGGAGAACTGGGAATATTTTATAAATGGTCACCCATACGGGAAAATGCTCTCTGTAAAGCATTTAAATGCGGAGCAAGAGGTTCTAAATGAGGAAAGTAACCCATTATTAAAAGCTGCTATTATCCATGCACAATTCGAATCTATTCACCCCTTTCTAGATGGCAATGGTCGTCTAGGAAGAATCATTATCGTTCTTTATTTAATTCAAGCAGAAATTATAGCAAAGCCAATTTTCTTTGTAAGTGAAGAGCTAGAAAGAGAACGAATGCGCTACTACGATTTACTAAATGGTGTCCGTGGAAAAATCCCTGATTGGGCTAGCTGGATTTTATTCTTTTTAAATGCCTGTGACCGCATGGCTCAAAAGCTAAATACCAAATTAGATTTAGCCGAAAAACTAGCTATAGCGGGTCTGCAAAAATGCGAAAAAGAATCAGAAAGAAGAGTGTGGTTATATACTTTTCGTGACCCAAATACAACAGCGATTAAGGCAGCCGATGCATTAGATTTATCTGCCAACACTGCTCGCATGGCACTAAACTCTCTAACTGAAAAAGAATTAATTTTTACAGACCACTACACAAAGCGTAATAAAAAATATAAAAACTACGACCTTTTACAAATATTAAATTAA